The following are encoded together in the Phaseolus vulgaris cultivar G19833 chromosome 9, P. vulgaris v2.0, whole genome shotgun sequence genome:
- the LOC137823110 gene encoding uncharacterized protein, whose translation MELFFYTVFGGLAAVVAALELSKSNKDRINTSSAFNSFKNNYLLVYSLMMAGDWLQGPYVYYLYSTYGYGKGEIGQLFIAGFGSSMLFGTIVGSLADKQGRKRACVTYCIAYILSCITKHSPQYKVLMLGRILGGIATSLLFSAFESWLVAEHFKRGFDQQWLSLTFSKAIFLGNGLVAILSGLFGNVLVDTLALGPVAPFDAASCFLAIGMAIILSSWTENYGDPSENKDLLTQFRGAAVAIASDEKIALLGAIQSLFEGSMYTFVFLWTPALSPNDEEIPHGFIFATFMLASMLGSSLASRLMARSALRVESYMQIVFAVSSAALLLPILTTFLIVPTGVKGGSISFAGCMQLLGFCAFESCVGIFWPSIMKMRSQYIPEEARSTIMNFFRIPLNIFVCVVLYNVDAFPITVMFGMCSIFLLVACILQRRLMVISDKPKATDWQMKDRDGESEPLNI comes from the exons ATGGAGTTGTTCTTCTACACGGTGTTCGGTGGTTTGGCCGCGGTTGTGGCAGCTCTGGAACTGAGCAAGAGCAACAAGGACCGAATCAACACCTCTTCTGCATTCAATTCCTTCAAGAACAACTACCTCCTTGTCTATTCCCTCATGATGG CTGGAGATTGGCTACAAGGTCCATACGTGTACTACCTTTATAGTACATATGGATATGGGAAAGGGGAGATCGGACAACTCTTCATTGCTGGTTTTGGGTCTTCCATGCTCTTTGGAACAATTGTTGGATCTCTAGCTGACAAACA AGGCCGGAAGAGGGCTTGTGTGACTTACTGCATAGCCTACATTTTGAGCTGCATCACCAAGCATTCTCCTCAATACAAAGTTCTGATGTTGGGTCGTATTTTGGGAGGAATTGCCACTTCACTTCTGTTTTCAGCATTTGAATCGTGGCTTGTTGCTGAGCACTTCAAG AGGGGATTTGACCAACAATGGCTATCATTAACATTCTCAAAGGCTATATTTCTTGGAAATGGCCTTGTTGCTATTTTGTCTGGTCTTTTTGGAAACGTCCTTGTTGATACATTGGCTCTTGGACCTGTGGCCCCCTTTGATGCTGCTTCATGTTTTCTTGCTATTGGTATGGCCATTATACTATCTTCATGGACAGAAAATTATGGGGATCCTTCCGAGAACAAGGACTTGCTTACCCAATTCAGGGGTGCTGCTGTTGCTATTGCTTCAG ATGAAAAAATCGCCTTGCTTGGTGCCATACAGTCTCTCTTTGAAGGTTCAATGTACACCTTTGTGTTTCTATGGACTCCTGCATTGAGCCCAAACGATGAAGAGATTCCCCATGGTTTTATTTTTGCAACTTTCATGTTGGCTTCAATGTTGGGAAGCTCACTTGCATCCAGGTTGATGGCCCGTTCGGCACTCCGAGTAGAGAGCTATATGCAAATTGTTTTTGCAGTTTCTTCTGCTGCTCTGCTGCTCCCGATTTTGACCACT TTCTTGATAGTTCCTACTGGGGTGAAAGGTGGAAGCATCTCATTCGCTGGCTGCATGCAACTTCTTGGCTTCTGTGCTTTTGAGAGTTGCGTTGGCATATTCTGGCCATCCATTATGAAGATGAGATCTCAATACATTCCCGAGGAGGCCAGGAGCACCATCATGAACTTTTTCCGCATTCCTCTGAACATTTTTGTGTGTGTCGTGCTGTACAAT GTTGATGCATTCCCTATCACTGTTATGTTTGGCATGTGCTCAATTTTCCTTTTGGTGGCTTGCATCTTACAAAGGCGACTGATGGTGATTTCGGACAAGCCAA AAGCAACAGATTGGCAAATGAAGGATAGGGACGGCGAGTCTGAACCATTGAACATTTAA